A window of Aliarcobacter trophiarum LMG 25534 contains these coding sequences:
- a CDS encoding inorganic phosphate transporter gives MDIKTIKTIESATEKSLSSFAKLSLSLLFLLAVFLWTYSSHGKVPDNTFLIIGAIFGAYMALNIGANDVANNVGPAVGARALTLTGAIIIAAIFESAGAIVAGGDVVNTIKSGIIDITLISDKNSFIWAMTAGLLAGAVWLNFATSIGAPVSTTHAIVGGVMGAGIASAGFSILNWGSLAEIASSWVISPLLGGIIAASFLYFIKKQIVYKENMLEQAKKFIPILIAIMTWAFSTYLILKGLKQVIHVSFLFASGISILFSVCAYFLTKRSIDKNLSSLSNDRASVNKLFTPALIFGAALLSFAHGANDVSNAIGPLAAINDAILHEGANVNASVPFWIMVVGAIGIVIGLILYGPRLIRTVGSEITELDQMRAFSIAVATALTVILASQLGLPVSSTHIAIGGVFGVGFLREALDMTEKNYVQDIREKFKKHKKELEKNQADLSKLEAIKDKNKQTYIKIVELFKKIDEIEAQVKQEKKDFKQAKGTKYVKRDAVKKIIAAWVITVPTSALLAAGIFYMIKGIVAV, from the coding sequence ATGGATATTAAAACTATAAAGACTATTGAAAGTGCCACCGAGAAATCTCTTTCAAGTTTCGCAAAATTATCTCTCTCACTGCTATTTTTATTAGCAGTATTTCTTTGGACATACTCTTCTCACGGTAAAGTACCCGATAATACTTTTTTAATAATAGGTGCCATTTTTGGAGCATATATGGCTTTAAATATTGGGGCAAATGATGTTGCAAACAATGTAGGGCCAGCAGTTGGAGCAAGAGCTTTAACTTTAACAGGGGCAATTATAATAGCAGCAATATTTGAAAGTGCTGGAGCTATTGTAGCTGGAGGGGATGTTGTTAATACTATTAAAAGTGGAATTATTGATATTACATTAATTTCTGATAAAAACTCATTTATTTGGGCAATGACAGCAGGTCTTCTTGCAGGTGCTGTGTGGTTAAACTTTGCTACATCTATTGGTGCACCTGTTTCAACTACTCATGCAATTGTTGGTGGTGTAATGGGAGCTGGAATAGCAAGTGCTGGCTTTTCTATTTTAAATTGGGGTAGCTTAGCAGAAATTGCTTCTTCTTGGGTTATATCTCCTTTACTCGGTGGAATTATTGCTGCTAGTTTCCTATATTTTATAAAAAAACAGATTGTTTATAAAGAAAATATGCTAGAACAAGCTAAAAAATTTATTCCTATTTTAATCGCTATAATGACTTGGGCATTTTCTACATACCTAATTTTAAAAGGTTTAAAGCAAGTAATTCATGTTAGTTTCTTATTTGCCTCAGGAATTAGTATTCTATTCTCTGTATGTGCATATTTTTTGACTAAAAGAAGTATAGATAAAAATTTATCCTCTCTATCAAATGATAGAGCTAGTGTAAATAAATTATTCACACCTGCTCTAATCTTTGGTGCAGCTCTACTATCATTTGCACATGGGGCAAATGATGTTTCAAATGCAATTGGTCCTCTTGCTGCTATAAATGATGCAATTTTACATGAAGGGGCAAATGTAAATGCATCTGTTCCATTTTGGATTATGGTTGTTGGTGCAATTGGTATAGTTATTGGACTTATTTTATATGGTCCTAGACTAATAAGAACTGTTGGTAGTGAAATTACAGAACTGGATCAAATGAGAGCATTCTCTATTGCAGTAGCAACTGCTCTTACTGTTATTTTAGCAAGTCAATTAGGTCTTCCTGTATCTTCTACTCATATTGCAATAGGTGGTGTTTTTGGAGTTGGATTTTTAAGAGAGGCTCTTGATATGACGGAAAAGAACTATGTTCAAGATATTAGAGAGAAATTCAAAAAACATAAAAAAGAGCTTGAAAAAAATCAAGCAGATTTATCTAAGCTTGAAGCCATTAAAGATAAAAATAAACAAACTTATATAAAAATTGTTGAATTATTTAAGAAAATAGATGAAATTGAAGCTCAAGTAAAACAGGAGAAAAAAGATTTCAAACAAGCAAAAGGTACAAAATATGTAAAAAGAGATGCTGTTAAAAAAATAATCGCTGCTTGGGTTATTACAGTACCTACATCAGCTCTTTTAGCTGCTGGAATTTTTTATATGATAAAAGGAATTGTAGCAGTTTAA
- a CDS encoding deoxycytidylate deaminase, with the protein MISDKNFLNIAKEISLASKCVSKQVGAVIVKDGRILSTGYNGTPSGYQNCSDYWNAEYTKEHHEWSKTYEIHAEMNAIIWAARKGISIEGGTIYVTLEPCSECSKNLIASGIKRIVYEKSYEHTNSQIISKFLEDNGVVIEQIL; encoded by the coding sequence ATGATTAGTGATAAAAACTTTTTAAATATTGCAAAAGAGATATCTCTTGCTTCAAAATGCGTATCAAAACAAGTTGGAGCTGTAATAGTAAAAGATGGAAGAATTCTATCAACTGGATATAATGGAACACCTTCTGGGTACCAAAATTGCAGTGATTATTGGAATGCAGAATATACAAAAGAGCACCACGAATGGTCAAAAACTTATGAGATACATGCAGAGATGAATGCTATTATTTGGGCTGCAAGAAAAGGTATTAGTATCGAAGGTGGAACAATTTATGTGACATTAGAACCTTGTAGCGAATGCTCAAAAAATCTAATAGCAAGTGGAATAAAAAGAATAGTATATGAAAAATCTTATGAACATACAAATTCGCAAATCATCTCAAAATTCTTAGAAGATAATGGTGTTGTTATAGAGCAAATTTTATAA
- a CDS encoding DEAD/DEAH box helicase, which translates to MTFKDFNFKENLQKAIDEAGFKEPSPIQIDAIPHILLGKDMVGQAHTGTGKTAAFGLPVLNQLTGKNAEAVVIVPTRELAMQVSDELFKFGKFLGINTATVYGGQSYSRQLKLMETASVIVATPGRFLDLLKNGHIKIKPRFVILDEADEMLDMGFLDDIKEIFTYLPETRQTLLFSATMPTAIKNLAKTILKEPEFVTITKADVTNKNITQTFYVVDERERDDALIRLFDYKNPKKSIIFCRTKKDVDRLSTFLISQGFMAKSLHGDMEQKQREEAIKAFKTSKLEILIATDVAARGLDVNDVTHVFNYHLPFDGESYVHRIGRTGRAGKEGVAISIVTPHEFRTLQRIEKTIGTKLESKVVPNISTVKQKKIDELKQSILDQEIKDYAIAIVEELKDEFDISTIAFKLASIIASKTYVKGNNHIGKSELDISRLIENVSRNNDRSDDRRGSSRGRGRSGGQRRDFAPRDDRGGQKKPSTSRSRTSSSRDSADKPARSSRPRRRD; encoded by the coding sequence ATGACTTTTAAAGATTTTAATTTCAAAGAAAATTTACAAAAAGCAATAGACGAAGCTGGATTTAAAGAGCCAAGTCCAATTCAAATAGATGCTATCCCACATATACTTTTAGGAAAAGATATGGTAGGACAAGCTCATACAGGAACAGGAAAAACAGCAGCTTTTGGACTACCTGTTTTAAATCAATTAACGGGTAAAAATGCAGAGGCAGTTGTAATAGTTCCAACAAGAGAACTAGCAATGCAAGTATCTGATGAACTTTTTAAATTTGGAAAGTTTCTAGGAATAAATACAGCAACAGTTTATGGTGGTCAATCATACTCAAGACAACTAAAACTAATGGAGACTGCTAGTGTAATTGTAGCAACACCTGGAAGATTTTTAGATTTATTAAAAAATGGACATATAAAAATCAAACCAAGATTTGTAATTTTAGATGAAGCAGATGAGATGCTTGACATGGGATTCTTAGATGATATTAAAGAGATTTTCACATATCTTCCTGAGACTAGACAAACTTTACTATTTTCAGCAACAATGCCAACAGCAATAAAAAATCTAGCAAAAACAATTTTAAAAGAGCCAGAGTTTGTAACAATTACAAAAGCTGATGTAACAAACAAAAACATTACTCAAACTTTCTATGTAGTAGATGAAAGAGAGAGAGATGATGCACTTATAAGACTTTTTGATTATAAAAATCCAAAAAAATCTATAATTTTTTGTAGAACAAAAAAAGATGTTGATAGATTATCAACTTTTTTAATCTCTCAAGGGTTTATGGCTAAATCATTACACGGTGATATGGAGCAAAAACAAAGAGAAGAAGCTATTAAAGCATTTAAAACTTCAAAGCTAGAGATTTTAATTGCAACTGATGTTGCTGCAAGAGGACTTGATGTAAATGATGTAACTCATGTATTTAATTATCACTTGCCTTTTGATGGTGAATCTTATGTTCATAGAATTGGAAGAACAGGAAGAGCTGGAAAAGAAGGAGTTGCTATTTCAATTGTAACACCTCATGAGTTTAGAACTCTTCAAAGAATTGAAAAAACAATTGGTACAAAATTAGAATCTAAAGTTGTTCCAAATATTTCAACTGTAAAACAGAAGAAAATTGATGAGCTTAAACAATCTATTTTAGATCAAGAGATAAAAGATTATGCAATAGCTATTGTTGAAGAGTTAAAAGATGAGTTTGACATATCTACAATTGCATTTAAATTAGCTTCTATAATTGCTTCAAAAACTTATGTAAAGGGGAACAATCACATAGGAAAAAGTGAGCTTGATATAAGTAGATTAATAGAAAATGTATCAAGAAATAACGATAGAAGTGATGATAGAAGAGGTTCTTCAAGAGGAAGAGGAAGAAGTGGTGGACAAAGAAGAGATTTTGCTCCAAGAGATGATAGAGGTGGTCAGAAAAAGCCCTCAACATCAAGAAGTAGAACTAGTTCAAGTAGAGATTCTGCTGATAAACCTGCAAGAAGTTCAAGACCTAGAAGAAGAGATTAA
- a CDS encoding acetyl-CoA carboxylase biotin carboxylase subunit, whose protein sequence is MAEIKKILIANRGEIVQRAIRTIKEMGKKSVAVYSAGDKNASYLKHADEAVCIGGAKSSESYLNIPALITAAEMTGCDAIFPGYGFLSENQDFVEICKLHNIKFIGPSSEVMEKMADKSKAKEEMVKAGVPVVPGSKGAVRTLDEGKKIAREIGYPIMAKASAGGGGRGMRLIKEEKDFDSQYLAASSEALAAFGDGTMYLERFINNPRHIEVQVIGDSHGNAIHVGERDCSLQRRHQKVIEESPAILLNEETRAKLLEVAVKATKYLKYEGAGTFEFLADDKQNIYFMEMNTRLQVEHPVSEMVSGLDIVELMIKVAEGKELPAQDSIRFRGHAIECRITAEDPNTFLPCPGKITQWMVPGGRNVRVDSHIYTNYIVPPHYDSMIGKLIVWGRDRNKAINIMKRALSEFEVEGIKTNIPFHKKMMANQDFVDNNYDTKYLENYKGLDSI, encoded by the coding sequence ATGGCAGAAATAAAAAAGATTTTAATAGCAAATAGAGGTGAGATAGTTCAAAGAGCTATTAGAACTATAAAAGAGATGGGTAAAAAATCTGTTGCAGTTTATAGTGCTGGAGATAAAAATGCCTCTTATTTAAAACATGCAGATGAAGCTGTTTGTATTGGTGGAGCAAAATCTAGTGAATCATACTTAAATATTCCTGCTCTTATAACAGCAGCTGAAATGACTGGTTGTGATGCAATTTTCCCTGGATATGGATTTTTATCTGAAAACCAAGATTTTGTAGAGATTTGTAAACTACACAATATTAAATTTATTGGTCCATCTTCTGAAGTTATGGAAAAGATGGCTGATAAATCAAAAGCAAAAGAAGAGATGGTAAAAGCAGGAGTACCTGTAGTTCCTGGAAGTAAAGGTGCAGTAAGAACTCTTGATGAAGGTAAAAAAATTGCACGTGAGATTGGTTATCCAATTATGGCAAAAGCATCTGCTGGTGGTGGTGGAAGAGGTATGAGATTAATCAAAGAAGAGAAAGACTTTGACTCACAATACCTTGCAGCTTCAAGTGAAGCATTAGCAGCATTTGGTGATGGGACTATGTATTTAGAGAGATTTATAAATAATCCTAGACATATAGAAGTTCAAGTAATTGGAGATAGCCATGGAAATGCTATTCATGTTGGGGAAAGAGATTGCTCTTTACAAAGAAGACACCAAAAAGTTATTGAAGAATCACCAGCAATTTTATTAAATGAAGAGACAAGAGCAAAACTTTTGGAAGTTGCAGTAAAAGCTACAAAATATTTAAAATATGAGGGTGCTGGAACTTTTGAGTTTTTAGCAGATGATAAACAAAATATCTATTTTATGGAGATGAATACTAGACTTCAAGTAGAACATCCTGTTTCTGAGATGGTTTCAGGTCTTGATATTGTAGAGTTGATGATAAAAGTAGCTGAAGGTAAAGAGCTTCCAGCTCAAGATAGTATTAGATTTAGAGGTCATGCTATTGAGTGTAGAATTACAGCTGAAGACCCAAATACTTTCTTACCATGTCCTGGAAAGATAACTCAATGGATGGTTCCAGGTGGAAGAAATGTAAGAGTAGATTCACATATCTATACAAACTATATAGTTCCTCCTCATTATGATTCAATGATTGGAAAACTAATCGTTTGGGGTAGAGATAGAAATAAAGCTATAAACATTATGAAGAGAGCTTTAAGTGAGTTTGAGGTTGAAGGAATTAAAACAAATATCCCATTCCATAAAAAAATGATGGCGAACCAAGATTTTGTTGATAACAACTACGATACAAAATACCTTGAAAACTACAAAGGTCTTGATAGCATTTAA
- a CDS encoding AEC family transporter — protein MGFIAKKKLQTQIDEKTLVLISLYYLQPIMIFWGLTKEPLNYEFIFSPIFTIICMLSTLGLMLLYSKFIFSSKTDNNIFLATALIGNTGNLGIPLGIALFGEQSVPYTSIINIANIFFMYTVSIFFFAREQFNFWQSIKSIFKIPVIWFAVFALFINYYKIPIPKEFDFALEMGAYSALTLQLMIFGTYLYSVKIKAIPWKLSLHISFVKHILLPVIGLILIINFTDLNSMIASIIIMELMVPLAVNNVNFSVIYNVKSSDVAATILVSSAIFVLLLHFYIEIIDYFIK, from the coding sequence TTGGGTTTTATTGCAAAAAAAAAGCTACAAACTCAAATAGATGAAAAAACTTTAGTTTTAATCTCCCTTTACTATCTACAACCAATTATGATTTTTTGGGGATTAACAAAAGAACCTTTAAATTATGAGTTTATTTTTTCTCCAATATTTACTATTATTTGTATGTTAAGTACTTTAGGTTTAATGCTTTTGTACTCAAAATTTATATTCTCATCAAAAACAGATAATAATATCTTTTTAGCAACTGCTCTTATAGGAAATACTGGTAATTTAGGTATTCCTTTGGGAATTGCACTTTTTGGAGAGCAGAGTGTACCATATACTAGTATTATAAATATCGCAAATATCTTTTTTATGTATACAGTCTCTATCTTCTTTTTTGCAAGAGAACAGTTTAATTTTTGGCAATCAATAAAATCTATATTTAAAATCCCTGTTATTTGGTTTGCCGTTTTTGCTCTTTTTATAAACTACTATAAGATACCTATTCCCAAAGAGTTTGATTTTGCCTTAGAAATGGGTGCATATAGTGCTTTAACTCTTCAACTTATGATTTTTGGAACTTATTTATATAGTGTAAAGATAAAAGCTATTCCTTGGAAGTTATCTTTACATATTAGTTTTGTTAAACATATTTTATTACCTGTTATAGGTCTTATTTTAATTATAAACTTTACAGATTTAAACTCTATGATTGCTTCCATTATTATTATGGAGCTAATGGTTCCACTTGCTGTAAATAATGTAAATTTTTCTGTAATATATAATGTAAAATCTAGTGATGTTGCTGCAACCATTTTAGTTTCTAGTGCTATTTTTGTACTTTTATTGCACTTTTACATTGAGATTATTGACTATTTTATAAAGTAA
- the accB gene encoding acetyl-CoA carboxylase biotin carboxyl carrier protein, whose translation MDFKDIKELIRVFDKSELNKLRVKEGEFEISMQRGFEGGVTTVSTTPMAQAIAPVAQTASTSSSVLSTPAVSNETPKENSVNGITINAPMVGTYYSSPSPDSPSFCGIGDIVRKGQTLCILEAMKIMNEVEAEYDCKIIDILVQNGEPVEYDMPIFIVEKV comes from the coding sequence ATGGATTTTAAAGATATAAAAGAGTTGATTAGAGTTTTCGATAAAAGTGAACTTAATAAACTAAGAGTTAAAGAAGGAGAGTTTGAAATCTCTATGCAAAGAGGTTTTGAAGGTGGGGTTACTACAGTTTCTACAACTCCAATGGCTCAAGCTATTGCTCCAGTTGCTCAAACTGCTTCTACATCTTCATCTGTTTTATCTACTCCTGCTGTTTCAAATGAAACACCAAAAGAGAATTCAGTAAATGGAATAACAATAAATGCACCTATGGTGGGAACTTACTACTCTTCTCCTTCTCCTGATTCTCCATCTTTTTGTGGAATTGGTGATATTGTTAGAAAAGGACAAACTCTATGTATTTTAGAGGCTATGAAAATTATGAATGAGGTTGAAGCTGAATATGATTGTAAAATTATTGATATTTTAGTTCAAAACGGTGAACCAGTTGAATATGATATGCCAATATTTATAGTTGAAAAAGTTTAA
- a CDS encoding asparagine synthetase B family protein — protein sequence MKKLDLKDFTIYFEGEIYNTNIYTFKNEFELLEDFYLKYSFDFVSKLDGNFAFCIYDKIKNLYFCSRDRFGNIPLYYYIKNEIFIFSTSIKDILKELSITPKMNKLALSKYIQYFSTFGEDTFYNDIYKLEEASYLIFEPKKELTKKRYYKINTYKAINDESIALNDLEKLLFSAIEKRLKSSPSTLLSGGVDSSLISSIYTKLSGKKIDTFSIGYSQYKNYCELSYARIASNHINSNHHEVIINKKQYLDSFYSSLEFFDEPHGDSAAIPLNFLLKNVKDFGVNSLLSGEGADELFLGYDNYAKFLKYHNFEKSLSKEQNSFLDEIISALQNNTKESEFLRRVVKKQNIYNSFGEIFNDIQKRKLFVKVPTFKNETPKKDFIDNMSYIDLKLWVSNPVLSKVYKVSNINSLQIHTPFLDNDIVKYIFSIESQLKMGDTNKYLLKKIAQKHIPNEIINRVKKGFNSPFNEWLQEEFGNSILETILEVNKQTQFFNENYLKHIFTLASSNKFKQHLYSLFVFSLWYKKIYL from the coding sequence ATGAAAAAACTTGATCTTAAAGATTTTACAATTTATTTTGAAGGTGAAATTTATAACACAAATATTTACACATTTAAAAATGAATTTGAACTCTTAGAAGATTTTTATCTTAAATATAGCTTTGATTTTGTTTCAAAATTAGATGGAAACTTTGCCTTTTGCATCTATGATAAAATAAAAAATCTTTACTTTTGTTCAAGAGATAGATTTGGAAATATTCCACTATATTATTATATAAAAAATGAAATATTCATATTCTCAACTTCTATAAAAGATATTTTAAAAGAGTTATCAATTACTCCAAAAATGAATAAATTAGCTCTTAGTAAATATATCCAATACTTCTCAACTTTTGGTGAAGATACCTTTTATAATGATATTTATAAACTTGAAGAGGCTTCATATTTGATTTTTGAACCAAAAAAAGAGTTAACAAAAAAGAGGTACTATAAAATAAACACTTACAAGGCTATAAATGATGAAAGTATAGCTTTAAATGATTTAGAGAAGCTTTTATTCTCTGCAATAGAAAAACGGCTTAAATCATCTCCTAGTACACTTTTAAGTGGTGGAGTTGATAGTTCACTTATATCTTCAATATATACAAAATTATCTGGTAAAAAAATAGATACCTTTTCTATAGGTTATAGTCAGTACAAAAACTATTGTGAGCTTTCCTATGCAAGAATCGCTTCAAATCATATAAACTCAAATCATCATGAAGTTATAATTAATAAAAAACAGTACTTAGATAGTTTTTATAGCTCTTTAGAGTTCTTTGATGAACCTCATGGAGACAGTGCAGCTATTCCACTAAATTTTTTATTAAAAAATGTTAAAGATTTTGGTGTAAACTCTTTGCTCTCTGGAGAAGGAGCTGATGAGCTTTTTTTAGGATATGATAACTATGCAAAATTTTTGAAATATCACAATTTTGAGAAATCTTTATCAAAAGAGCAAAATAGTTTTTTAGATGAGATAATATCCGCTTTACAAAACAATACAAAAGAGAGTGAGTTTTTGAGAAGAGTTGTAAAAAAGCAAAATATATATAACTCTTTTGGAGAGATTTTTAATGATATACAAAAAAGAAAGCTTTTTGTAAAAGTTCCAACATTCAAAAATGAAACTCCAAAAAAAGATTTTATAGATAATATGAGCTATATTGATCTAAAACTTTGGGTTTCAAATCCTGTTTTATCAAAAGTATATAAAGTTTCAAATATAAACTCCTTGCAAATACATACACCTTTTTTGGATAATGATATAGTTAAATATATTTTTAGTATAGAAAGTCAACTTAAAATGGGAGATACTAACAAATATCTACTAAAGAAAATAGCTCAAAAACATATTCCAAATGAGATTATAAATAGGGTAAAGAAAGGTTTTAATAGTCCTTTTAATGAATGGCTTCAAGAAGAGTTTGGAAACTCTATACTAGAAACCATTTTAGAAGTAAATAAGCAAACACAATTTTTTAATGAAAATTATTTGAAACATATTTTTACATTGGCAAGTTCAAATAAATTTAAACAGCATTTGTACTCTCTTTTTGTTTTTTCTTTATGGTATAAAAAGATATATCTTTAA